The Rhododendron vialii isolate Sample 1 chromosome 5a, ASM3025357v1 genome contains a region encoding:
- the LOC131325224 gene encoding uncharacterized protein LOC131325224 — protein sequence MAVTTKQLAAIVAVLGVISFIFGVAAERNKPPAGEPIQGKGVVICKYPSDPSIPYGYLSAVFLVACTGVGYFSLFYPYQGKSVPQSAFFSSHKFTIFFNIAMVTAGFATALLLYTTISEHFLLTHNVHHDLDTQCPTAKTGLLGGAAFASLDSALFWLVALMMGSNVREDYFGETESGDDYGDANSVVVIG from the exons ATGGCAGTTACTACCAAACAGCTAGCTGCTATCGTTGCCGTCTTGGGCGTCATCTCGTTCATATTCGGAGTCGCTGCTGAACGTAACAAG CCTCCAGCTGGGGAACCAATTCAAGGGAAAGGAGTGGTGATATGCAAATACCCATCAGATCCATCAATACCCTATGGGTATCTCTCTGCTGTATTCCTGGTTGCATGCACAGGAGTTGGCTACTTCTCCCTGTTCTACCCTTACCAGGGGAAATCTGTTCCACAATCTGCTTTCTTTAGCAGCCACAAGTTCACCATATTCTTCAACATCGCTAT GGTAACAGCAGGATTTGCAACAGCATTGCTTCTGTACACTACGATCTCGGAGCACTTTCTACTGACGCACAACGTTCATCACGATCTTGATACGCAATGTCCTACGGCTAAAACCGGTCTACTTGGTGGAGCGGCCTTTGCATCGCTTGACTCGGCATTATTCTGGTTGGTCGCGCTGATGATGGGGTCTAATGTCAGGGAAGACTACTTCGGTGAAACAGAATCTGGTGATGACTACGGTGATGCTAATAGCGTCGTCGTGATTGGTTAG